The Malaclemys terrapin pileata isolate rMalTer1 chromosome 7, rMalTer1.hap1, whole genome shotgun sequence nucleotide sequence tgtcttaccaactctgagaggccaattaattaagagaaaaaaaaaaacttttgaagtgataatcaagctagcccagtacagacagtttgataagaagtgtgagagtacttacaaggggagatagattcaatgtttgtaatggctcagccattcccagtccttattcaaaccggagttgattgtgtctagtttgcatatcaattctagctctgcagtctctctttggagtctgtttttgaagtttttctgttgtaagatagccacccgcaggtctgtcactgaatgaccagacaagttaaagtgttctcccactggtttttgagtattttgattaatggacacaaatctgacatcaggaatcagagaacactttaacttgtctggtcattcagtgacagacctgcgggtggctatcttacaacagaaaaacttcaaaaacagactccaaagagagactgctgagctagaattgatatgcaaactagacacaatcaactccggtttgaataaggactgggaatggctgagccattacaaacattgactatctccccttgtaagtactctcacacttcttatcaaactgtctgtactgggctagcttgattatcacttcaaaagttttttttttttctcttaattaattggcctctcagagttggtaagacaactcccacctgtttatgctctctgtatgtgtgtatatatatctcctcaatatatgttccattctatatgcatccgaagaagtgggctgtagtccacgaaagctcatgctctaataaatttgttagtctctaaggtgccacaagtactcctgttcttctttttgcggatacagactaacacggctgataCTCTGAAAAGTGGCCTATCAGTCATCTACCTAGTAGACTGCAACCAGGTCTCCTTATGAGTCTTCTTCGTAGCTTCATGTGTGAGTTCAACTCCAGCCAAGTCTCCTTGGGTTGGATGAACATTTGCTCACAAGTATCTTTTGAATGCTCTTCTATGCAAAGAAACAAAGCTATTTCAAAGCAATTCCATCACCTCCAGCTAAGGATCACTGTCTTGCTACCAGCACCTCCCATCAAAAATAAAGGACAGACCTAAGAGTTGGCCAGGACACTAGTCTTCCTCCACAGCCAGATGATGGCCAACCACTGGCACCCTTTCTGTTCCCTACCCAGATGGCCACAGaacgccgccagcttttctgccaccctaggtggcggaagggcCCGCCCCGAAATTCCATCCttcacagaggcggtggaaggtctcaccaccgaaataccgccgcggtcaccgtcccccaaattgtagcgccctaggcgaccacctaggtcgcctaatgggttgcgccggtcCTGGATGGCACCAATGCCAAGGAAATCTTGCAGGCCACTCCCTCACTTGCTGAACTGATTGAGTGCTGGCCCGCTGGAGGGTCCTACAGTTATAACTGGAAATATGCACCTATGTCTTGAAACAAATAATGCTCCAAACCAAGGCAGTTCTCCTACCACCCAGCAGATTGGCTAGGGAAGAAAATCCAGCATCTGCTTTGGAAAAGCCTTGGAGAATTTAGAAGAAAACTAAAACTTTAGTACAGAATTTttaaccatcctatagaattgACTTGCCAATTAACGccgcccctcacccccgcccgtGCGATTCTATAAGACAGCTGAACAGCCTGCGCTAAGAGTCTCATTCTCCACTGAAATTCTATAGGTTCTGAGGGGTTTACAGAAATTACTCTATTACATTTCTATGCAGCCCTATAGCTTTCATCCCTATTACATTCTGCAGGATGTTTCCATTAGGAAAGACTCTTTCCTGGAGCTGCTGCTATGCAGTCCAGTCTGTAGCTGTCCTTTTACCACCTGGCATTCTAATAGAGGGAGCCTGATCATTATAATACCTGCAAATTGCTCTGGAACCGTTTGCTCACAGGGCAGCTATAAAACCTGCCTCCTTCTGACTGAGAGAAACCAGGCAAATAGCAGCCCTTCCATCAACAGggactcctgcccctgcccctgtccccgcccctgccccaggcagtgAGTTCACACACTCTCAGCTTCTCTTTGCCCCACAAAAtaaaagtgcagagtccttcatTAAAACATAGCTGGCTCCTGAGATGGAGCGCTGAAAACCACACAAGCACAGCCACAGATCCACAACCACCAGCCAGGAAAGAGGTTTTTAGACAAATGGATTTAATCCATCACTTTTTCCTGAATAAATAAAGCAAGGAGCCAAAATTCATCTAATTTGGCCAGGCTGCATGCCCACTTCTGCAAGCATGAGCCACTGCCCCTGCAGAAGTGGGCACCCAGCCATGCAAATGGTTGCAGATGCActcagaatggggggggggcactcagtCACCCCCAGGCCCAGGCAGCAAGGCCAGCACTTAGTGTAGACTGGCAGACAGTGCTTTGACTCCACACGCAGCACTGAAGAGTGAAGTCAGCTCAGCCCTTTCCCAGGGGAGTTGTGCAAGGTGAGTTAGCACTGCCTGAGGTAGCATTCACTCCTCTACCTTTACCTGAACTTTGGTCTCTGCAGTGGGGGAATGCGCTGCTCTGAGTGGCTGTTTTCCCCCATTCCCAGGCAACCCCCCATTTTTCCCACCTCACCGGGTATCCACCCAGATGTTTTGCAGAGGGGACATGTGGAAGAGTTAGATTTTGTTCCTCCCACATACCTGGGGCCAACTTCATCTCAGTCACATGTGCACGAGTCCCTTGGATTGGGATGTGAGCTGTGTGCAGCCTGCTTGGTTTTGAAAAGAAAACTCTCTTCAAAGATGGGATGATTATAAACCGCTCCAGTTTGGAAACCAGCATGGGCAGAGTCCTAGTAACCCGGGTCCCAGTCTGTAAGGGACCTGGTGGCTGAGGAAAGCAGGCCGCACTAAAGAAGAAATTACCATTTCTCTGTGCATCTCTGAATGGCTAAATCACAATGCATAAAAGAAAAGAGCAAAGCCAGATTTCCAGTGAAGGGAACATCTGAGCAAATACCTCccaatgtgtgtgtacacacaccccacctcaccACCACCGAAGGAATCCCACTGGGAAGAACTCCCAACCCACTTccataccccaaccctctcccaCAAAACAACTTCAACCACTCTCAGACTTGTCCTGAGCTGCTGGGGGCAAGTGGTTGCCAGGCAACACATTCTGGGGCACAGATTCAGACAGTTTGTCCCTGTGTCTCTGAAAGCCAGTGGAAGGCCTTTGCCATTTGCTTGCAGAAAACACCCACCTTATTATGTTCTCAAAACCCTCCCCCCAACTTATTAACGAGGAAGACAGATATTTATTCTGAACATTAAAGCAGCAGCGATGTAAATGACTGCCATCCTGTCTTATAGAGAAATCCCAACGCAGTCAGAGAAAGGGGCACTATGGGAAGATCCCAACTCAGACTAGACGGCCCTAAGAGAGACTGGCAGAGCCAGTGAGCTACTTGTAACACACAAGAAAcaatgaaaaacaacaaacaccTTGACTTAACACTGCACTGTATCTAGTCCAATTTCAATccgtgtgttgtgtgtgtgtgaacagccccGAGCACAACGGGGgctcctggcccatgactggggctcctacccACCATATACATAATAGCACAGTGAataaaatacagtactgtgttactTTATACTTCTCAAACACCCAGGGCCCTACCGTTTACAAAAATGCAACGCCAACTATTTCTGGACCTACCAGTGTCTAACACCAGACACCTGAACATATAGCTGTGGTTCAGcagggcctgctgggtgaccttaggtaagtcacggcactgctctgtgcctcagtttccccatctgtaaaaccaaGATAATGATGCTtatctcctttgcaaagtgctctgaGCTCTACTGACGAACGTGCTACATAAGAGCTAGGTGTATAGAACAATACTGCACCATCCATCAGCCTGTGTCTCTTGTAAGCAACAGCACATTCAAGTCTTGTAAACTCCCCGATGTATTTCACATGCATGCTTACCTGTGTGTTTACCTGCAAATATCcctataacacacacacaaattttaaaACACCCTTCTGATCCTGCAGCCCCTACATTTGTGCGTCCTGAGAGACTCTCTCCTCGAGGCTGCAGGAGGTTTGTATGTGCAATGCCTGCAGGACTGGGCTCTAAATGAGGGCTACGTTTTCAAACCAGCATGTGAATTTGCTCAGGTTGTGCCCATTCCCACATCTGCCTGCAAAGACCAGGTGACCAAGCACCTGGGTACCTTGTTTGAGCTCCCAAAGACCTGTTCACGGGCACAGGGACGGGGCACTCATGGGTGTGTTTTCTCAAAGAGGAGACCCAGCACAGAATGTCTAAGCTTTGAAAGTACAAGAACTAAGTTGTAAGTAGGGCTGGTCTAAAAATTGCAACACATTCCGGTCGGCAAATGGGGCTCTGTCAAAAATCACATCCTCCACCCCCCAAGAAAAGATGGATTTTGGTGGAATTTTCCACTGGTAAAATCTTAACCAAACCTTTTGTTTCAGGCTGGGCTGACAGTCTTTGCATCAGGGTGAGCTgtcacagtgcctcatgggagtagtagttcaggtgcctcatgcccTCTTTCCCCTGCTGTGGGCTGGACTctccagctggactacatctcccatgaggtCAACAGACTGAACTAAAATCCCTCCAATGTCCACTGAAAATGACAAAACACTGGAATTTCCCACAGGATGGAAATCTCATTTTTCAGCCGTGGCTAGTTGTAGGAAATTAGAAATGGGAGCAAAGCTGGAACCAGCCACCACTGAGCTTTGGGGGGAGATCAGATCCAGATCTGTATCTAAACTACACAGCCCCTTCTCCTAAGCCAACCTCAATCCCCACATTGCAGCTCAGGCCCACTGCGACAGAGCTGGGTCTATTCCCTGTTTGGAGCAGGATTGCAATGCTGCAGTGAGAGATCCCCGGCACAGCTGACAGTCGTGTTACCTTTTGATACTAGACTCATACTCAGTCCTCTGTTTGCTCAGTCCTGTCTTTAGCTCTGAAACCAGGCTCTGCAGAGCCCTGGAGCATCTGGCCGAGTCTTTGGAAGCAGCCGCCAGGTCACTCTGCTCGCTGCAGCTGCTGATGCACATTTCGAACCTCTCCATGCTGTTCTCCAGGTCCACAGTCTTAACCTCGCTCTGCGACAGCGAGCCCTGAGTTGCCCATTCCGTTCTGAGGGAGCTTAAAGCAGAGGAGTCACTGGCCCGGCAAGCCGGGCAGCTGCTGACAGAATCAACGACCGAGATCTCACAGGACGAGGTGGACCAGGCGGTGCTGGCGATGCTGTGTGCACTCAGGGAGAGGCTGGAGGAGGGGACGTTGTCGTAGGTGGAGAGTCTTTGGGATGAACCTGAGTCTTTCACCCGCTCCCCAGAGGACGTCCGGCGGTGGCCTCGGAGAGAGTACAGTCCATTCATCAGCCAGTTCCCGCTGGAGGATAGATTAGGAATGTCTAAGGACGAGCTACCCAGCTTGGGGCTGACAGACCTTGCCCCCTGTTGCCGGAAGGAGTACTTCCAGGTGGGTAACGTCTGCACCCTCTTGCTGGGGCTGGTGGCAGGCTGGGTGGCTTTGCTGCTGTGCTCCTGAGGGGCGTTTTTCGCCAGCGAGCTGGGCACGGCGTCCGGCGCCATGGCACTGCTAGAAGGCAagtcagcagggctggggacgcTCTTCTCCGACCTGCTGTCCTCCCCGTCTTCCTCGGAGATCCACTCCACCATGCTGCGCTGCAGCACGGAGCGGGCTTCGGGCTGAGCCCCGGCCGCATCGGCCTGCGAAATGGCAAAGATCTGTCCATGTTCACTTATCAACACTGTCATCAAGTGCTGGACCAGCGACGTGCCTGCAGGGAGAGAATGGAGGCAAGAACTTAATGCGAGAAATGATAAGGCCTTGGATATTCATTTCCTGTCTGTAAGAAACCCCaggctctccagggcaggggcaTGTCCTTGAGCACAAGCACAACGGGTCTGTATAAGCAATACATGAcaaggactctgaccacctttcCTTCAAGGACTGCAGAGGGGGAGTGAGTATCATTGTTCCCGTTATTAGagggggggaaatgaggcacagaagaCCCTGATCCAGACCAGTTACCACAATACAGATCATTAACTCCACTCTCCCCTGCCCTAACCACTACACCATGCTTCCTCGCCCATTAAGCAAAGAATCCTGGAGAAAGCTTGACAGTGTAATTTCCTGTACATTCATTAGGTGGATGGGTGGATTCCCATATGCAAGCAGAACAAATCGCTTTCTGCGCCATTCAATCCAACTATCTGTTTCTATACTTCTGTTTCAAATGGAATTGTTGTAAGCTTCAATCCTGTCCTGAAGTGTTAAATACCTGTGATGTCCCAACCTTGGAAGTGGCTTTCAAGATAGACAAAAGTCACCCCTAGTTTACATATCAGTTTGGAAAGTGCCATAGAAATAAGATTCTTAAATTACTGGGGTAGATTCATTtttggtgtaactctattgacttaaGTTGAGTTACCCTACTTTAACTCATCAATGTTGAGCAAAATACTCTACGCAGACTGTCAGAGAATTAACAAATGGCCAATCCATAAGTGAGTTCTAATTGTTTTTTCAGCAGTGAAACAGAAACTAGTAGAAAACGCCATTCATCAAGCCCGTGACAAAGTATTTTCTACCATATAAATTAGACAATCACGATCAACAGCAATTTCATTAATTACAGTTTATCTTTTTTGTTGAAGATCAATAAAGAataaagccaaaattttcaaatatggacACTTAAAATACATACTTACAACTATATTTACAGGATCTCAATAAGAGGTCTGATATTTTGAGATGCTGAGATCCTACAACTTCTATTGAAGTCCACAGGAGATGGGAGAACTAAACACTTATAAAAACCGGACTGCTTATTTGGTTCCTAAATACGGATTCAGGGCCCCAACTTTAAAACGGGGCTTTTCTTGAACACAGAAaccaaaatgtttaaatgtatattGTGAATGGCTCAGAGTATTTCTCTGTATCTCTTTACAagacagaacataagaatggctatactggatcAGGGCAATGGTGTATCTTGTCTAACGGCAGCCAATGCCAGATCCCACTTTACTCCTTGAGCTGAAGAGCAACTATATTAGACAGAATCCCTTCCCCCTTCCACTATTTATATCTAACTGATCTTTTGCCCTCAATGGACAGTAACATAAAGCATCGCTTATGCTGTATGCTTAGGACTCGACATGTCTTCTTTCCAAAGATGGTCACAGGCTGCGAAGTTTAGAGCGGGATCCCAGCTTTTCTCCAGGTTGGAGATATTTGAATCCAGGATTCTGGTTCAAGTCAGTTGCTAATTAGTTCATTTGACAGTTTCTGAGAAGAGCGCACCCGAGTAAGGAACCTGTGGAAATGCACATACAGTATAAACACTATGATCAgcagctgaactccatagcatgCCCTGGGTCATCACCACCTGGGCCCTCTGGCTCTAAGAGCACGGGACTCAGCTCACTGACCTAGGTCTGTCAGCTGAGGCAGGTGATGCTGTAGCAGGAGATGCTGTAGCAAGGGCTCATCGTCCTCTGTGTGTGGTCCAGCCACCACTAGAGAGTGGCAGAGCaccccagtgagtgggggtgggtaCAGCTATACACCCATGTGAGCTGGGGGAATAATCCCAACATGTGCAGCTCAAAACAAAGCACAAGGTCTCAGCGACATTCCCCTTTAAGGTAAGTGTCAAAGTTACTGCTAGTAATATGGCCTCCGGCCACTAGCAGGCAGTGGTATTTGTCACACACGCCAGCTGAAGCTGGGCCCATAGCTGGCTGAGCCTTAACCTCTTAGGCCTCCATTCATTTAAGGCCTGAAggaaccattgtggtcatctagtctactCCCCTGTGTAATACAGGCCCGAGAACTGTCCCCTGCTAATTAAGCAAGGAAGCTCATTTGGACCTTAGACTAAAGGCAGCTCCTTTTCAGAGCATGAGAATGGCTGTTTTATCCAATGTCATTCCATCGCATGTAACATGCTCCACTGACATTCTTGGAGCCCGGTCAGTTACCAAACAGAGCAAGGAGCAGATTTCAGCCACTTTGCAATTAGCATCTCGGGGCCAGACGTCGGGTGGCGCCAGCAGAACTGCCccctgttgctcagcccctgtatTGGTTGCACATGTCTTGCTGAGATGTGCACCACTGTGATTGTACTGCAGTTCCATGGAGCAGGAGGCTGTTCCCCGGCTCTGAAGCAGAACTGCAGCCAGAGAGAGCGCCCGAGACCTTTGCTAGCCCTTGAGGAGGTGGATATTTCAAGCTTCGGATGCTGAGACATGCTTCAGAGATGGGGAATGTTATATGTTTGTGACAGAGACTTGTACAGAGCAGGGAGCGTCCAATGCCATACAGCTCATTGTTTTCTGATTAGTTTTATGCAGCCTCATACTTTTTTGAAGAATAGTCTCTCTGATTTCTCTTGGGGGTCTAATAAAAGCAGAGGTCTGGGTGAGGAGATGATGTAGCTGACAGTATACATTACAGGTTTCTGTAAGAGGGTGGGTGTAATTTACACACTGAGAAAGGCAtaaggggagggagaagtggcAAAAACAACCAAGAGGAAGGTGTAAAAAGGTGCACGGTACAGCCGAGATGGCCTGATGTACACTGATTTACTGCTGAGTAACAAACACTGCCATTTACCACCATATCACATTGCCTCTGAACTAGGCTGAAAGGCCCACAGAATATGTTTGGATCACTATGATTGCCCGACATTCCAGAAATGATGGTTGTTATAAATGCTTTGACCCAAGTCCCCATTTCTTGGCTACCAATGTCCAGTTGAAGGGGCTCAACTTCAGAAGAAAAATGACCAGATCATCACAGAACAAGAAAGAATTCAAGTGGGGAATTGCTTTTTAAGTGATGATCATTGCCCAGTGCTTTGTGCCTGGGATTCTCAGACAAATCCTTGGATCATCCTTCATCAAACAACAGATTTTTATAACTCCCCAACAGGACTGGGTCCCAGTTAGTCCTGATCCCAGTCATGGGAAAGGGAAAGTATTCTGCACCCCAGGAGATCCGCACTTACATGGTCTTGAATGGATAAATCTGCACTCAGTTCAAATGGCAATGAAAATGTTATTCTTGCAattatgcatttgtacagcaagGTCTGCATTAGGGGTGTGATTCGGGTGGTGTGAACAGTAAGGCTAAAACTTACAACAAACGAGCAGCCACTTTATAGCAGTCACTGTGCTGTTCTCAAAGTTTCATGGAAACAGGGAGAAAACTCAGATCTTCCTGCTCTGAAAACACAGGCCTCTACCACTGGAGCTACACAGTTGAGTAGTTCTGAATACATCCGCTAGCGGGGcaggagcacacacacacacacacacacacgatataGACCTGTCTGCACAAGCCATCGTTGCACTGGCTGGACCGACATCAGTTACTGTGGCTCTCACACAGTCAATATTGCCCCATCTGTGTTGAGATGATACCAGCCACACTGCCCCCCCTAGGAAGAGGCCATGCCTCGGAAGCCTATGCCCAGAGCATGTGGAGGAGGAGAAGTCTGAGTCCCCCACCACATTCTCCCTAGCTCAGCAATCCCTGCAGTAGATTGCAAGAAGGATACCCAGCATGCAGTGAAGAGGCAGCTGCAGCGCAGTCAGATCTCTGTGGGTGTTTTTCTATTTCTAGCTGAGCCACAAACACCGATTTGTTTCTGACACATCAGGAATAGAATTTTTCTTGGGATTTTGTAAAGTTTAAGATTTAAGACTTTTAAAGGAAAGTTGATCCAAAACTAACAGTGATTTTAAACTGATGCCCTGGGTCTTGCCTTTGTCCCACATGTCCTCGGCACAGCAAGCATTTTGGAAGCCCACGCTTggaagggtacatctatactgcagctgggaggtgtattTCCAGCTAAGATGGACATAAACGCACTatctctgctcaagctagcgcctaaaaatagcagtggcaCAGGCCGGCTGAGTCCAACCCCCAGGCACATACTCCCATATCGCCTCATTGCAGAGGTGATACCGGAGGCTATTCCAAGTGCTAAGGGAAATGGTATGCCCCATGCACAGGCACTGACTGAGAGGATGTCCAGCTTGCTGCCAGTGATGGCTCCCCCCATGACATAATCTGCAGTGTACATGACAAATGCATCTCATTTCTGGCAGTGGCATTTTACAAGCAACTTCCCCGCGGGTCCAGAACATGGCCCCTCTCCATAACGAGAGAACCTACCTTCCATAATGGTGACTGGATCTTCCATTTTGGGCCGCAGTATATTTGGGCCAAACACCGTGGCGAGGTTCTGGACGCTCATCTTGTTCACGCTGGAGTGAGACTGAACTTCATCGAGGAATCTTCAGGAGCcccccagaagaaaaaaaaccagcgagagagagagaagagtaaATGGTACATGAAACCTTCCATCTCACTAGTTCCTTGTGCTCCTGTAGCCACCCGTTGTCTCTcgtcttagactgtaaactctgtgAGCAGGAGCTGTCTGGATCGGTTCATACAGCACTTAGCGCAGTGGGGTCTCGGGCCATAACTGAGGCTCCTCAACACTGCCACAGAACAAATCTATAATAATAGTAACTCCAATTCCACCGGAAAGTGGGAAGAGGAAAGGGCCAGCGGTCACTAGTGCTGCAGACATGGGACCATTTAATCTGCGTGAAAACTGaggttctttccttttttaacaaGGATCCACAATACACCACATCGCCTGTAGGCgaatacttttcacaaagcaaccagtccatatctgacctctcggTCCTCAAGGGAAACTGaaccaacaccttcaaaagacaagcttggGAACatcaattcataactctgctacacatcaaaaatcagacattttataaagacactggatttatggctcattacaataatctgtaaccccCTCACCTTCCTTTGTCCTACAACTGTAGCAGTGTTAACTGACCACTTCGCTTTGAATGGCTGTTGCAATGTATGTTTACTCCATATCTGTCTAGCTGTGACTCACTTCGGCTGctgtacactacagagttagggcaggtctacactacaaacttgcatgtagtgcttctggtgaagacactctaagccgttggcttaataactccagaagttatgtcggcaggagaagctctacACAGGGGTTAAGGTtgatataactatgtcgctcaggggcgtagatttttcacagccttgagcgatggttataccaaagtaagttgTAATGTAGACCTGCTCTTAGGTTGACACAaagcagcttacatcaacctaactatgAAAGTGTCTACACCTAAATTTCGCGGCCACCGCTGTACCTGTCCAGCTACGCCAATTTAATAACTCCATCTCCATGAGCAGTGGAGAGTcaatgtagctaggtcgacagagtGTTATCTATGCTGCATTACTTATGTCAACTGTTATTGGCTTTCAGGAGCCGCCCCACACTGACAGCACTGACacgatacaagtgctcctggtgaggatgcacactgccaacacaaggaggaAAGTGTAGACCACACACAAGCGATGTAATTAGTGTGGTGGCGGTATGCCGACCTAAAGGTGGGGGACAGGGAAAAAATAAGCTGAGTGGTAGGGCACCCCCCACTCCTGTAGCTTGCCCTAACCTACCCCAGGTTCCCATGAGCCAATGCGCACTGCACCCCCATGAAGCTGGGATCCACACCTCTTGGAATATACACACCTTGTACACACCTTGTACACACCCCCGCCCAATCTTGCCCCAGTTTGTGCAGCAGAACCTCACTGTAAGAACCACACctaagttaggtcaacttaattttctagtgtaggcatggtctgagtacctttcccagactggaggaagagctctgtgtagcttgaaaaacttgtctctctcaccaacag carries:
- the ARHGAP22 gene encoding rho GTPase-activating protein 22 isoform X2, with protein sequence MPFFTAKYLKKSKCLRKGGAGDREKMPVNHEAFLLMANSQNEMEDWVKAIRRVIWAPFGGGIFGQRLEDTVQYERKYGLRLAPLLVEQCVDFIRERGLTEEGLFRMPGQANLVKDLQDSFDCGEKPLFDSNTDVHTVASLLKLYLRELPEPVIPFAKYEDFLSCGQLLSKDKGEGTRELAKQVKTLPQANYNLLKYICKFLDEVQSHSSVNKMSVQNLATVFGPNILRPKMEDPVTIMEGTSLVQHLMTVLISEHGQIFAISQADAAGAQPEARSVLQRSMVEWISEEDGEDSRSEKSVPSPADLPSSSAMAPDAVPSSLAKNAPQEHSSKATQPATSPSKRVQTLPTWKYSFRQQGARSVSPKLGSSSLDIPNLSSSGNWLMNGLYSLRGHRRTSSGERVKDSGSSQRLSTYDNVPSSSLSLSAHSIASTAWSTSSCEISVVDSVSSCPACRASDSSALSSLRTEWATQGSLSQSEVKTVDLENSMERFEMCISSCSEQSDLAAASKDSARCSRALQSLVSELKTGLSKQRTEYESSIKRIEETSAELRKRVTRLEEELDQERKKYTMLEIKLRNSERAREDAEKRNQLLQTEMEEFFLTLGNLTVASRGAKVPK
- the ARHGAP22 gene encoding rho GTPase-activating protein 22 isoform X3 yields the protein MCLMPEVRTFFLCRSCCLTLPGFCLKLSACHVAECCTRTRGIFGQRLEDTVQYERKYGLRLAPLLVEQCVDFIRERGLTEEGLFRMPGQANLVKDLQDSFDCGEKPLFDSNTDVHTVASLLKLYLRELPEPVIPFAKYEDFLSCGQLLSKDKGEGTRELAKQVKTLPQANYNLLKYICKFLDEVQSHSSVNKMSVQNLATVFGPNILRPKMEDPVTIMEGTSLVQHLMTVLISEHGQIFAISQADAAGAQPEARSVLQRSMVEWISEEDGEDSRSEKSVPSPADLPSSSAMAPDAVPSSLAKNAPQEHSSKATQPATSPSKRVQTLPTWKYSFRQQGARSVSPKLGSSSLDIPNLSSSGNWLMNGLYSLRGHRRTSSGERVKDSGSSQRLSTYDNVPSSSLSLSAHSIASTAWSTSSCEISVVDSVSSCPACRASDSSALSSLRTEWATQGSLSQSEVKTVDLENSMERFEMCISSCSEQSDLAAASKDSARCSRALQSLVSELKTGLSKQRTEYESSIKRIEETSAELRKRVTRLEEELDQERKKYTMLEIKLRNSERAREDAEKRNQLLQTEMEEFFLTLGNLTVASRGAKVPK